A single genomic interval of uncultured Desulfobulbus sp. harbors:
- a CDS encoding WecB/TagA/CpsF family glycosyltransferase, translating into MNKLTVFNAESAYYYFTDSLFRNSILGSSLLYCDSASLSYALRLRGVPHSRLHGPDFMDHYLCCFKSERVMIIGGSTQAHDHIRKRYQLNHVKFIDWHVSAEDLGELLSELESFYPQMVFVCLGLRKQETIANAIWQYFNSCDGFENATVIGVGAAVDFLGGTKIRSGRFWQSRGLEWLPRLVREPRMAPRILRSLVGCAMAFIKCKKFEADNLSFAKQFGF; encoded by the coding sequence GTGAATAAGCTTACAGTTTTTAATGCAGAGTCGGCATATTATTACTTTACGGACAGTTTATTTCGTAATTCTATTCTAGGTTCAAGCCTATTATATTGTGATAGTGCTAGTTTAAGCTATGCTTTGCGATTGAGAGGTGTGCCTCATTCGCGATTGCATGGCCCTGATTTTATGGACCACTACCTCTGTTGCTTTAAGTCAGAGCGTGTGATGATAATTGGTGGTTCAACTCAAGCACATGACCATATACGTAAACGGTACCAGCTCAATCATGTGAAATTTATCGATTGGCATGTTTCTGCTGAGGATTTAGGCGAGCTTCTAAGTGAGCTGGAGTCATTTTATCCGCAAATGGTCTTTGTATGCCTTGGGTTAAGAAAGCAGGAAACCATTGCGAACGCGATATGGCAATATTTTAATTCTTGTGATGGCTTTGAGAACGCTACAGTCATTGGTGTTGGGGCTGCCGTAGATTTTCTAGGTGGAACAAAAATTAGGTCAGGTCGTTTTTGGCAGTCGCGAGGACTTGAATGGTTACCACGGCTTGTTCGTGAACCTAGGATGGCCCCACGCATTCTACGTTCATTAGTAGGTTGTGCTATGGCCTTTATTAAATGTAAAAAATTTGAGGCCGATAAC